The Methanosarcinales archaeon genome contains a region encoding:
- a CDS encoding cobalamin B12-binding domain-containing protein translates to MNKQPTIVFIGGMASTPSLPRSLAISSAIKELDNEIEIVLGGTHPTFMYNNIMKEHPCIDYIVRGEGEITWDQFLLGHSIHSQIIRNT, encoded by the coding sequence GTGAATAAACAACCAACTATTGTATTTATCGGAGGCATGGCATCAACACCCAGTCTTCCTCGTAGCCTTGCAATATCTAGCGCGATCAAAGAATTAGATAACGAAATAGAAATCGTTCTTGGAGGAACTCATCCTACTTTCATGTATAACAATATAATGAAGGAGCACCCGTGTATCGATTATATCGTTCGAGGAGAGGGTGAAATAACTTGGGACCAGTTTTTACTCGGGCACAGTATCCATTCTCAAATAATTCGTAATAC
- the fhcD gene encoding formylmethanofuran--tetrahydromethanopterin N-formyltransferase, whose product MELNGVEIEDTFAEAFPIKIARVLITGATKRWAMVAATEATGFGTSVIHCPAEGGIEKVVGPDKTPDGRPGVYIQLCTFGYKSMEGQLMSRLGDCVLPAPTAHMYNGLPDAEKQFDTGNKLRYFGDGMETLEEIGGRQVYRIPMMEGDFITELNIGAVEGIAGGNFFILADSQMSALTAAEAAVDAIAEVEGVITPFPGGIVASGSKVGANKYSFLKATSNEKFSPSIKNKVEGSNVPADVNGIYEIVINGLNDKVISQAMLTGIKAAVMIPGVKKISAGNFGGSLGPYKFHLHEILK is encoded by the coding sequence ATGGAATTAAATGGAGTAGAGATAGAAGATACATTCGCAGAAGCGTTTCCGATCAAGATCGCAAGAGTACTGATCACAGGAGCCACCAAAAGGTGGGCAATGGTGGCAGCTACAGAAGCAACAGGATTCGGGACTTCAGTCATACATTGTCCGGCTGAAGGCGGCATCGAAAAAGTAGTGGGACCTGATAAGACCCCCGACGGCAGGCCCGGAGTATATATCCAGCTATGCACATTCGGCTATAAGAGCATGGAAGGACAATTGATGAGCAGGCTTGGTGATTGCGTACTGCCTGCACCGACGGCCCATATGTATAATGGTCTTCCTGATGCAGAGAAGCAGTTTGACACCGGAAACAAGCTTCGTTATTTCGGGGACGGGATGGAAACGCTGGAAGAGATAGGCGGGCGCCAGGTGTACAGGATCCCAATGATGGAAGGAGACTTCATAACTGAATTGAATATCGGTGCAGTGGAAGGTATCGCAGGCGGCAACTTCTTTATCCTGGCAGATAGCCAGATGTCAGCCCTTACTGCAGCTGAAGCTGCAGTGGATGCCATTGCTGAGGTTGAAGGCGTTATAACACCATTCCCTGGTGGGATTGTGGCCAGTGGTTCGAAAGTAGGAGCAAACAAATATTCATTCCTGAAAGCTACTTCCAATGAAAAGTTCTCTCCCAGCATCAAGAATAAAGTGGAAGGCAGCAATGTACCCGCAGATGTAAATGGTATCTATGAGATCGTCATTAACGGGCTGAATGATAAAGTAATTTCCCAGGCAATGTTGACAGGCATTAAAGCGGCAGTTATGATCCCGGGAGTTAAAAAAATATCAGCTGGCAATTTCGGCGGCAGTCTTGGACCATATAAATTCCACCTGCATGAGATATTAAAGTAA